A window from Staphylococcus succinus encodes these proteins:
- a CDS encoding xylulokinase has product MQRATQLKDSSGISIGIEFGSTRIKTVAIDEQFNTLASGYYEWENQFTNGYWTYSVNDIWIGIQKSYKDMATTFQTQYGLTLKTINSIGISGMMHGYLAFNEYEDLLVPFRTWRNSYTTEAAQKLREVFKYNIPERWSVAHLYQAILNKETHVSSVNYITTLSGYIHWYLTGEKVLGIGDASGMFPVDVQNQSYRKDLLAKADQLLQAHGFNKSMCDMLPSIKSAGEVAGYLTKEGAQLLDPEGNLEPGCIMCPPEGDAGTGMVATNAITPQSGNISAGTSAFAMIVLDHSLQKVYPEVDIVATPSSSEVAMIHSNNCTSEINAWMNLFEELFKTMGVNFSQDDLYGQILKASEKSDDDLGGLLSYGYVSGENITNVEVGYPLFIREPNHNFTIANFMKMQLFSAFSTLKIGMDLLKNNENITINKLIAHGGIFKTEGIAQSVLAAAMDAPITVMKHASEGGAWGISVLAQFATLKHKTTLEAFLSERVFATADETTLTPQKKDVDNFNHYIEKTIKALPIEQSMNKYLEGE; this is encoded by the coding sequence ATGCAAAGGGCTACACAATTGAAGGATAGCTCAGGTATTTCAATAGGCATAGAGTTTGGATCCACAAGAATTAAGACGGTTGCGATTGATGAACAATTCAATACTTTAGCATCTGGCTATTATGAATGGGAGAATCAATTTACAAACGGTTATTGGACATATTCTGTAAATGATATCTGGATTGGAATACAAAAAAGTTATAAAGATATGGCAACAACATTCCAAACACAATATGGTTTAACGTTGAAAACGATAAATAGTATTGGCATAAGTGGTATGATGCATGGTTACTTAGCATTTAATGAATATGAAGACTTATTGGTACCTTTTAGAACATGGAGAAATAGCTATACGACAGAAGCGGCACAGAAACTTCGAGAAGTATTTAAATATAATATACCTGAAAGATGGAGTGTTGCACACTTATATCAAGCAATATTAAACAAGGAAACACACGTTTCAAGCGTGAATTATATAACTACGCTATCGGGTTATATTCATTGGTATTTAACAGGTGAAAAAGTATTAGGTATTGGGGATGCATCGGGGATGTTCCCTGTAGATGTCCAAAACCAAAGTTATAGAAAAGATTTATTAGCCAAAGCTGACCAGTTATTACAAGCACATGGATTTAATAAATCAATGTGTGACATGTTACCTTCAATTAAATCAGCTGGTGAAGTAGCGGGATATCTTACTAAAGAAGGTGCACAACTACTTGATCCAGAGGGCAACTTAGAGCCTGGATGTATTATGTGTCCACCAGAAGGGGATGCAGGCACTGGAATGGTAGCCACGAATGCCATTACGCCACAATCAGGTAATATATCAGCGGGTACGAGTGCTTTTGCAATGATTGTCCTAGATCATTCACTTCAAAAGGTATACCCAGAAGTTGATATTGTTGCTACACCGTCAAGCAGTGAAGTAGCGATGATTCATTCAAATAACTGTACATCAGAAATCAATGCTTGGATGAATTTATTTGAAGAGCTTTTTAAAACAATGGGCGTGAACTTTTCACAAGATGATTTGTACGGACAAATTTTAAAGGCATCTGAAAAGAGTGATGATGACTTAGGAGGCTTATTATCTTATGGATATGTATCAGGAGAAAATATTACCAATGTTGAAGTTGGTTACCCATTATTTATAAGAGAACCGAACCATAACTTTACGATAGCAAACTTTATGAAAATGCAATTATTTAGTGCATTCAGTACGTTGAAAATAGGTATGGATTTATTAAAAAATAATGAAAATATAACAATAAATAAGCTGATTGCACATGGTGGCATTTTTAAAACAGAAGGTATTGCACAGTCAGTTTTAGCTGCTGCTATGGATGCTCCAATCACAGTGATGAAGCATGCCAGTGAAGGTGGAGCATGGGGGATAAGTGTCTTAGCACAGTTCGCTACATTAAAGCACAAGACAACATTAGAAGCATTCTTAAGCGAAAGGGTGTTTGCTACTGCAGATGAGACAACGCTAACACCTCAAAAGAAAGATGTGGATAACTTTAATCATTATATTGAAAAGACAATAAAAGCCTTGCCTATAGAACAATCGATGAATAAATATCTAGAGGGTGAATAA
- a CDS encoding L-ribulose-5-phosphate 4-epimerase, with protein MLEKLKQEVYQANLELPQRGLIKYTWGNVSGFDEATQLFVIKPSGVDYDEMSADDMVVCNLNCEVVEGNLNPSSDMPTHAVLYKSFEGIGSVVHTHSPWATVWAQAGMDVPAMGTTHADTFYGAVPCARFLTAEEVNSNYEYETGKLIVETFEDKNIKPNEVPAVLLQGHAPFVWAKDCAHAVMNAVVLEEVCKMNLFSKQLNQEAPALPQEILDKHYERKHGKNAYYGQN; from the coding sequence ATGCTAGAAAAATTAAAACAAGAAGTTTATCAAGCAAATTTAGAACTTCCTCAAAGAGGATTAATTAAATATACGTGGGGAAATGTCAGTGGATTTGATGAAGCAACGCAACTATTTGTCATCAAACCTAGCGGTGTTGATTACGATGAAATGAGTGCTGACGACATGGTTGTTTGTAATTTGAACTGTGAAGTAGTAGAAGGTAATTTAAATCCATCGTCGGATATGCCTACACACGCGGTACTTTATAAATCATTTGAGGGCATTGGAAGTGTAGTACATACACATTCTCCTTGGGCGACGGTATGGGCACAAGCTGGAATGGATGTTCCAGCAATGGGTACAACACATGCAGATACATTTTATGGTGCAGTACCTTGTGCGCGATTTTTAACTGCCGAAGAAGTAAATAGTAATTATGAGTATGAAACAGGAAAACTCATAGTTGAAACATTTGAAGATAAGAATATTAAACCAAATGAAGTACCTGCCGTTTTATTACAAGGGCATGCACCTTTTGTTTGGGCAAAAGATTGTGCGCACGCTGTGATGAATGCAGTAGTACTTGAAGAAGTATGTAAAATGAATTTATTTTCTAAACAACTTAACCAAGAAGCTCCAGCATTGCCACAAGAAATATTAGATAAACATTATGAACGTAAACATGGAAAAAACGCATATTATGGACAAAATTAA
- the araA gene encoding L-arabinose isomerase, which produces MTNNKKFWFVIGSQELYGKEALEQVREDAQVIADYLNENANLPFKLELHEQLATSADVITDIMKEVNYREEIAGVVTWMHTFSPAKMWIQGTQLLQKPLLHLATQFYNDISWENIDMDYMNLHQSAHGDREYGYINKRLNKNNEIVFGHWKDEGTQIKVREWMLIANAYNESFNLKVARFGDNMRNVAVTDGDKIEAQIKFGWTVDYYGIGDLVAYVNEVSDSEINEQFETYQQLYDFDYRDYSVEKFNESVIEQIKYEVAIKKFLDDGAYTAFTTNFEDLHGMKQLPGLAVQRLNEQGYGFAGEGDWKTAALDRLLKIATQNKSTGFMEDYTYDLRSNQQRILGSHMLEVDPTLAGERPKIVVNPLGIGDKNDPARLVFDGKAGDGVVVTMLDLGTHFKFIVNEITAETLTAPAPNLPVARVLWKVKPSLEEGVKSWIEEGGGHHTVLSLELNTNQLVTLMKMFDAEYALIR; this is translated from the coding sequence ATGACTAACAATAAAAAGTTTTGGTTTGTTATAGGATCACAAGAACTGTATGGGAAAGAAGCTTTAGAACAAGTAAGAGAAGATGCACAAGTAATTGCTGACTATTTAAATGAAAATGCCAATTTACCTTTTAAATTAGAATTGCATGAACAATTGGCAACTTCTGCAGATGTAATTACAGACATTATGAAAGAAGTAAATTACAGAGAAGAAATAGCAGGTGTAGTGACATGGATGCATACATTTTCTCCAGCCAAAATGTGGATACAAGGAACACAGTTATTACAAAAGCCATTATTACACTTAGCGACGCAATTCTACAATGATATTTCCTGGGAAAACATTGATATGGATTATATGAACTTACACCAATCAGCTCATGGTGACAGAGAATATGGTTATATAAACAAACGATTAAATAAAAATAATGAGATTGTATTTGGGCATTGGAAAGATGAAGGTACTCAGATTAAGGTCAGAGAATGGATGCTTATTGCAAATGCATATAATGAAAGTTTCAACTTAAAAGTAGCAAGATTTGGTGATAATATGCGAAATGTTGCAGTTACAGATGGAGATAAAATAGAAGCCCAAATCAAATTTGGTTGGACTGTAGACTACTACGGAATTGGAGATTTAGTAGCTTATGTTAACGAGGTTTCAGATAGTGAAATTAATGAACAATTTGAAACGTATCAACAGCTGTATGATTTTGATTACAGAGATTATTCAGTTGAAAAATTCAATGAATCAGTCATTGAACAAATTAAATATGAAGTTGCGATTAAAAAATTCTTAGATGATGGCGCATATACAGCCTTCACTACAAACTTTGAAGACTTACATGGGATGAAGCAATTACCTGGATTAGCGGTACAAAGATTGAATGAACAAGGGTATGGCTTTGCAGGTGAAGGCGACTGGAAAACGGCAGCGTTAGACAGATTATTGAAAATTGCAACTCAAAATAAATCAACAGGATTTATGGAAGATTACACTTATGATCTGAGAAGTAATCAACAACGTATTTTAGGTTCTCACATGTTAGAAGTTGATCCAACGTTAGCAGGAGAAAGACCAAAAATCGTAGTAAATCCATTAGGTATAGGAGATAAAAATGACCCTGCCCGTCTTGTTTTTGATGGTAAAGCAGGAGATGGCGTAGTAGTTACGATGCTAGATTTGGGGACACACTTTAAATTTATCGTAAATGAAATCACTGCGGAAACATTAACAGCGCCAGCACCGAACTTGCCAGTTGCGAGAGTATTATGGAAAGTCAAACCATCATTAGAAGAGGGCGTGAAAAGCTGGATTGAAGAAGGCGGTGGCCACCATACGGTATTATCACTTGAACTCAATACCAATCAATTAGTAACACTTATGAAAATGTTTGATGCAGAGTATGCATTAATACGATAA
- a CDS encoding sugar porter family MFS transporter: protein MKTNSKVSNSFIYFFGAFGGILFGYDIGVMTGALPFLREDWGIESGFIIGLITSSVMLGAIFGGILAGRLSDRLGRRKMILISALIFIVGSILSGIAPHEGSYFLIFSRIILGLAVGAASALVPAYMSEMAPAKYRGQLSGLNQTMIVSGMLLSYIVDYLLRDLPVELGWRLMLGVAAVPALILFLGVLRLPESPRFLIKNQKFEEAKHVLLNLRKQGDIKNELEEIQTTIQKESKLTTNHTLSTLFNSKYKYLVVAGLGVAAFQQFQGANAIFYYIPLIVEQATGSSASSALLWPIIQGIILVLGSLLFICIADKFNRRTLLILGGTVMGLSFILPVFIKMIIPNVNPIIIVVFLSIYVAFYSFTWAPLTWVIVGEIFPLTIRGFASGFASSLNWIGSFMVGLLFPIMTAYFSQEIVFAIFGIICMLGVVFVKKCVPESRGKTLEEIESIGDNKQCDKDKDKVFV from the coding sequence ATGAAAACGAATAGTAAGGTGTCCAATAGTTTTATATATTTCTTTGGTGCATTTGGGGGTATACTATTTGGTTATGACATTGGTGTGATGACTGGAGCTTTACCATTTTTGAGAGAAGATTGGGGTATAGAAAGTGGATTTATTATAGGTTTAATTACTTCTTCTGTAATGTTAGGAGCTATATTTGGGGGAATATTAGCTGGAAGATTATCAGATAGACTCGGACGTCGAAAAATGATATTAATCTCTGCATTAATTTTCATCGTAGGGTCTATATTATCTGGTATAGCACCACATGAAGGTAGTTACTTTTTGATTTTCTCAAGAATAATTTTAGGATTAGCGGTTGGTGCAGCATCAGCTTTAGTACCTGCATATATGTCTGAAATGGCACCAGCAAAGTATAGAGGGCAACTTTCAGGGTTAAATCAAACTATGATTGTTTCTGGAATGCTCTTGTCATATATTGTCGATTATTTATTAAGAGATTTACCTGTAGAATTAGGATGGAGATTAATGCTAGGTGTAGCAGCGGTACCAGCATTAATATTATTTTTAGGTGTATTAAGATTACCAGAATCTCCAAGATTTTTAATAAAAAATCAAAAGTTCGAAGAAGCTAAACATGTACTGTTAAATTTAAGAAAACAAGGTGATATTAAAAATGAATTGGAAGAAATTCAAACAACCATTCAAAAAGAAAGTAAATTGACGACAAATCATACCTTGAGCACACTGTTTAATAGTAAATATAAATACTTAGTTGTTGCAGGTTTAGGTGTAGCAGCATTTCAACAATTCCAAGGTGCGAATGCAATTTTTTACTATATACCTTTAATTGTTGAACAAGCAACAGGCAGTTCGGCAAGTTCAGCATTGTTATGGCCAATTATTCAAGGTATTATTTTAGTACTTGGATCATTGTTATTTATATGTATTGCAGATAAATTCAACAGAAGAACTTTGTTAATATTAGGTGGAACAGTAATGGGATTATCCTTTATATTACCAGTATTTATCAAAATGATTATTCCCAATGTAAACCCAATTATTATTGTAGTATTTTTAAGTATCTATGTTGCCTTTTATTCGTTCACTTGGGCACCACTTACTTGGGTAATCGTTGGAGAGATATTCCCATTAACAATAAGAGGATTTGCGTCTGGTTTCGCTTCTTCGTTAAACTGGATAGGATCATTTATGGTGGGGTTATTGTTCCCAATTATGACAGCTTATTTTTCTCAAGAAATTGTGTTTGCCATTTTCGGGATAATTTGTATGTTAGGTGTAGTGTTTGTTAAAAAATGTGTTCCAGAATCTAGAGGTAAAACATTAGAAGAAATTGAAAGCATTGGTGATAATAAACAATGTGACAAAGACAAAGACAAAGTTTTTGTATAA
- a CDS encoding ROK family transcriptional regulator: MDELNVLKLDENQKRVIQQIFKNKLISRIQISKNLGINKATISNILNKLKDKGFVNEVGQGKSTKSGGRKPILLEINPHFGYVISMDIAYHSIELMYNYFDGKILKHESIPLTNNKMSSILEVLANHIDSEEKYQTNYGLLGMSISIHGIVNDNQEITHLPFHDIENISITEKLKTIADVPVIVENEANLSAIYERDYGSHKNINNLITLSIHKGIGAGLIIDKKLYRGTNGEAGEIGKTLVSTYENGEKVYYKIEDLCSQEALIQTINSRMQSEVSIDKIKDLYYDHNPIITEEIKQFSTRIAILIHNLNTQISPEAIYINCPLINEIPEILEDIKNEFIIYTSKKVHIKLTSNVQYATLLGAALAITQKLLDIEHIKLNF, from the coding sequence TTGGATGAATTAAACGTGCTTAAATTAGATGAAAACCAAAAGCGAGTGATACAGCAAATATTTAAAAATAAATTGATTTCTAGAATTCAAATATCAAAAAACTTGGGAATTAACAAGGCAACTATTTCTAATATTTTAAATAAATTAAAGGATAAAGGTTTTGTTAATGAAGTCGGACAAGGTAAAAGTACTAAAAGTGGAGGACGTAAACCAATTCTTTTAGAGATTAACCCTCATTTTGGATATGTCATATCTATGGATATTGCATACCATTCCATTGAATTAATGTATAATTATTTTGATGGAAAGATATTAAAGCATGAATCGATACCACTAACTAATAATAAAATGAGTAGTATTTTAGAAGTGTTAGCAAACCATATTGATTCAGAAGAGAAATATCAAACAAATTATGGCTTATTGGGGATGTCTATTTCTATTCATGGTATCGTAAATGATAACCAAGAGATTACTCATTTACCATTTCACGATATTGAAAATATTTCTATAACTGAAAAATTAAAAACAATTGCCGATGTTCCTGTGATTGTTGAAAATGAAGCTAACTTATCAGCTATTTACGAAAGAGATTATGGTAGTCATAAAAATATTAATAATTTAATCACATTGAGTATACATAAAGGTATTGGTGCAGGGTTAATTATTGATAAAAAATTGTATAGAGGTACAAATGGTGAAGCTGGAGAAATAGGTAAAACTTTGGTATCCACTTATGAAAATGGGGAAAAGGTTTATTACAAAATCGAAGATCTATGCTCACAGGAAGCATTGATTCAAACCATCAATAGTAGGATGCAAAGCGAAGTATCTATTGATAAGATTAAAGATTTATACTATGACCACAATCCAATCATTACTGAAGAAATTAAACAATTTTCAACTAGAATTGCTATCTTAATACATAATCTGAATACACAAATTAGCCCTGAAGCAATATATATTAATTGTCCACTTATTAATGAAATTCCTGAAATATTAGAAGACATCAAAAATGAATTTATTATATATACAAGTAAAAAAGTACATATAAAATTAACGTCTAATGTACAATATGCAACATTACTAGGCGCGGCGTTAGCTATAACGCAAAAATTATTAGATATTGAACATATCAAACTTAATTTTTAA
- the xylA gene encoding xylose isomerase: MTYFDIEKVKYEGPKSNNPFSFKYYNPEEKFGNKTMSEHLRFSVAYWHTFTADLSDPFGVGAAERDWDELNDMDKAKARVEAIFEFMEKTGIEYFCFHDIDIAPEGENLKESNENLDEIVSLIKQKMDETGKKLLWNTTNNFTHQRFVHGAATSSNADVFAYAAAKVKKSLEIAKTLGAENFVFWGGREGYESLLNTDMKLELDNLAKFFKLAIAYAKEIGFNGQFLIEPKPKEPTTHQYDTDVATAHAFLQKYGLDKDFKFNIEANHATLAGHSFQHELRYARDNQMLGSVDANQGHPQLGWDTDEFPTDIYDTTLAMYEILKNGGLSSGGLNFDAKPRRTSFKQEDLVLTHIAGMDAFALGLRIAYKMIDDQFFENIVKDKYQSYTTGIGQKIVDDQTSFAELEKYALNLSEITNESDHLEVIKAQINQYILNINNGD; this comes from the coding sequence ATGACATATTTTGATATTGAAAAAGTTAAGTACGAAGGTCCTAAATCGAACAATCCGTTTAGTTTTAAGTATTATAATCCAGAGGAGAAATTTGGAAATAAAACGATGTCAGAACATTTAAGATTTAGTGTAGCTTATTGGCACACATTCACAGCTGACTTATCAGATCCTTTTGGAGTGGGAGCAGCAGAACGTGATTGGGATGAGTTAAATGACATGGATAAAGCAAAAGCAAGGGTAGAAGCTATTTTTGAATTTATGGAAAAAACGGGCATTGAATATTTTTGTTTCCATGACATTGATATTGCGCCAGAAGGTGAAAACTTAAAAGAATCTAATGAGAATTTAGATGAAATTGTTTCTTTAATTAAACAAAAAATGGATGAAACAGGTAAAAAGCTGCTTTGGAATACTACTAATAATTTTACACATCAAAGATTTGTACATGGTGCAGCAACATCTTCTAATGCAGACGTGTTCGCATACGCTGCAGCTAAGGTAAAGAAATCTCTTGAAATAGCTAAAACTTTAGGTGCAGAGAATTTTGTCTTTTGGGGTGGAAGAGAAGGTTATGAAAGTTTATTAAATACAGACATGAAGTTAGAATTAGATAATTTAGCAAAATTCTTTAAATTAGCAATAGCATATGCTAAAGAAATAGGATTTAATGGCCAGTTCTTAATTGAACCTAAACCGAAAGAACCCACAACACATCAATATGATACAGATGTTGCAACAGCACATGCATTTCTTCAAAAGTATGGTTTAGACAAAGATTTTAAATTTAATATTGAGGCAAATCATGCAACACTAGCTGGTCATTCATTCCAACATGAATTGAGATATGCCAGAGATAATCAAATGCTTGGTTCTGTAGATGCTAACCAAGGACATCCACAATTAGGGTGGGATACAGATGAGTTTCCTACGGATATTTATGATACAACATTAGCCATGTACGAAATATTGAAAAATGGAGGATTGTCATCTGGTGGTCTTAATTTTGATGCTAAACCAAGACGTACCTCATTTAAACAAGAAGATTTAGTATTGACACATATTGCTGGTATGGATGCTTTTGCGTTAGGTTTAAGAATTGCTTATAAAATGATAGACGATCAATTCTTTGAAAATATTGTTAAAGATAAATATCAATCATATACGACAGGTATCGGTCAGAAAATTGTAGATGACCAAACTTCATTTGCCGAATTAGAAAAATATGCTTTGAATTTGTCTGAAATCACCAATGAATCAGACCATTTAGAAGTTATTAAGGCACAAATAAATCAATATATTTTAAATATAAATAATGGGGATTAA
- the xylB gene encoding xylulokinase — MEKYVIGMDIGTSGLKSIVVNQTGQVVDSYSISYQTQHPHTGYSEIDPNIWYEATLDSLKHLMAKYDSNLISGISFSGQMHGLVVVNRKGDVIRPAILWNDTRTSDEVENIKTQLGLEFLLEHTQNTVLEGFTLPKLIWLKNHEPSHFENIYKFMLPKDYVIYKLTGHISTDPSDAAGTIMFNVKEESWSNAILEKLDIEPSICPEVIASHGKSGELTKEIMESIGIENSIHVYQGGADNACGALGAGITDDSMQLVSIGTSGVTLSIQNDKEYKNDGKVHYFNHCVPNQKYIMGVTLSAGYSLEWLKQLMAAEESFDEFLKDINQTKIGACGLIYTPYLLGERTPHNDADIRGSIVGLDAKTNLTDIKRAVLEGITFSLKDSIEIIKKEGKCISEIVSIGGGAKNKNWLQMQSDIFEAQVTTRTEEQGPAYGAAMLAAMGAQWFKDFDEISRAWIKYNDFVSYHNDDVNLYKDLYKIYKTVYFNTKQISKELVQFK; from the coding sequence ATGGAAAAATATGTGATTGGAATGGATATTGGGACGAGTGGACTCAAGAGTATCGTTGTTAATCAAACAGGTCAGGTAGTAGATAGTTACAGCATCTCTTATCAAACACAACATCCTCATACAGGATATAGCGAAATAGATCCTAATATTTGGTACGAAGCGACGTTAGATAGTTTGAAACATTTAATGGCTAAATACGATTCAAATTTGATATCCGGTATAAGTTTTTCTGGTCAAATGCATGGTCTAGTTGTAGTGAACCGTAAAGGTGACGTGATTAGACCAGCTATATTATGGAATGACACGCGCACGTCTGATGAAGTAGAAAATATTAAAACACAACTCGGTTTAGAATTTTTATTAGAACACACGCAAAATACTGTGTTAGAAGGTTTTACATTACCGAAACTTATATGGTTGAAAAATCATGAGCCAAGCCACTTTGAAAATATATATAAATTTATGCTGCCTAAAGATTACGTTATATATAAATTGACCGGGCATATATCTACTGATCCATCTGATGCAGCTGGTACGATTATGTTTAATGTGAAAGAAGAAAGCTGGTCTAACGCTATTCTAGAAAAATTAGATATTGAGCCATCTATTTGCCCTGAAGTAATAGCATCACATGGGAAAAGTGGAGAATTAACAAAAGAAATTATGGAAAGTATTGGTATTGAAAATTCTATTCATGTTTATCAAGGTGGCGCTGATAATGCTTGTGGTGCATTAGGTGCAGGTATCACTGATGATAGTATGCAGCTAGTAAGTATTGGTACATCTGGTGTGACGTTATCTATACAAAATGATAAAGAATATAAAAATGATGGGAAAGTACATTATTTTAATCACTGTGTACCTAATCAAAAATATATTATGGGCGTGACACTATCGGCAGGATATAGTTTAGAATGGTTAAAACAATTAATGGCAGCTGAAGAAAGTTTCGATGAATTCTTAAAAGATATTAATCAAACGAAAATTGGCGCGTGCGGATTAATCTATACACCCTATTTATTAGGGGAACGTACGCCACATAATGATGCTGATATTAGAGGAAGTATAGTAGGATTAGATGCCAAAACGAATTTAACTGATATCAAACGCGCTGTATTAGAAGGTATAACATTTTCACTTAAAGATAGTATAGAAATTATAAAAAAAGAAGGTAAATGTATCTCTGAAATTGTTTCTATCGGCGGAGGTGCTAAAAATAAAAACTGGTTGCAAATGCAATCTGATATATTTGAAGCACAAGTCACTACGAGAACAGAGGAACAAGGTCCTGCCTATGGTGCTGCGATGTTAGCTGCAATGGGAGCACAATGGTTTAAAGATTTTGATGAGATTAGCCGAGCGTGGATAAAATATAATGACTTTGTTTCATATCATAACGACGACGTTAATCTATATAAAGATTTATATAAAATTTATAAGACTGTGTACTTTAATACTAAGCAAATATCGAAGGAATTAGTTCAATTTAAGTAG
- a CDS encoding Gfo/Idh/MocA family protein, with protein MNIGIVGAGKIVKEALPIMEQIPDIVFQSIVSSGRNPQNVEALQKQFNIKTVYEDYDKFLADENIDTIYLAVPNHLHFTYARKAIEQQKNVICEKPFTLTKEELETLKSLAETHSVIIIEAITNLYLSNFDVLKQSLKEIGTCKIAQFNYSQYSSRYDNFKQGIIQPAFDPQKGGGALMDINVYNIHLAIGLFGMPKGVAYFANVENHIDTSGILQLDYDGMKVVCIGAKDSSSDNQSYIQGEAATIQIKGPTNELNEFELKYHTGGTQVFKVNQHEHRMYEEFVKITEIIQNKNYDFVRQQLEHSIHVIEVLELALDSANIKVGPSYK; from the coding sequence ATGAATATTGGTATAGTAGGCGCAGGTAAAATTGTTAAAGAGGCATTGCCGATTATGGAACAAATTCCAGATATCGTCTTTCAAAGTATTGTTTCGTCAGGGCGAAATCCTCAAAACGTTGAAGCCTTACAAAAGCAATTTAACATTAAAACAGTATATGAAGATTACGATAAATTTTTAGCAGATGAAAATATAGATACTATATATTTAGCAGTACCAAATCACTTACATTTTACATATGCTCGAAAAGCAATTGAACAGCAGAAAAATGTGATTTGTGAAAAACCATTTACTTTAACAAAAGAAGAACTGGAAACGTTGAAATCTCTAGCTGAAACACATAGTGTAATCATTATTGAAGCGATTACGAATCTTTATTTAAGTAACTTTGATGTCTTGAAGCAATCACTAAAAGAAATAGGAACATGTAAAATTGCGCAATTTAACTATTCACAGTATTCTTCAAGATATGACAACTTTAAACAAGGTATTATACAACCTGCTTTCGATCCTCAAAAAGGTGGTGGCGCATTGATGGACATTAACGTTTATAATATCCATCTGGCCATTGGGCTTTTCGGTATGCCTAAAGGTGTGGCGTATTTTGCAAATGTAGAAAACCATATAGATACGTCTGGCATTTTACAACTTGATTATGATGGAATGAAAGTGGTTTGTATCGGGGCAAAAGACTCAAGTTCTGATAATCAATCTTATATTCAAGGTGAAGCGGCAACGATCCAGATAAAGGGCCCAACGAATGAACTCAATGAGTTTGAATTAAAATATCATACCGGTGGTACACAAGTATTTAAAGTGAATCAACATGAACACCGAATGTATGAAGAATTTGTAAAAATCACTGAAATTATTCAAAATAAAAATTACGACTTTGTGCGTCAACAGTTGGAACATAGTATTCATGTGATAGAGGTATTAGAATTAGCCTTAGATAGCGCGAATATCAAGGTAGGACCTTCTTACAAATAA